The following proteins are encoded in a genomic region of Haemorhous mexicanus isolate bHaeMex1 chromosome 11, bHaeMex1.pri, whole genome shotgun sequence:
- the ATG7 gene encoding ubiquitin-like modifier-activating enzyme ATG7 isoform X1, producing MAAAPCRAGPCRAGPVPLQFAPFSSALDAGFWHELTQRKLNEYRLDETPKLIKGYYYNGDPLGLPARLTLEFSAFDMNASIPARCCPAFGTLYNTNTFETFKSCDKKALLDKEANEIWESIKSGAALENPMLLNRFLLLTFADLKKYHFYYWFCYPALCFPDGIEITQKPVSLGDRFSPNQIQALQKAYDDLCQEEGVTALPYFFIKYHDNSVMISPLKKWDGFFQDQGEKVTVGVYDPCNLSQYPGWPLRNFLILAAHKWGRALQRLEVLCFRDRTMQGVRDITHSIIFEIKLPQAPLGPDCPKAVGWEKNQKGSMGPRMVNLSECMDPKRLAESSVDLNLKLMCWRLVPTLDLEKIVAAKCLLLGAGTLGCSVARTLMGWGVRKITFVDNAKISYSNPVRQPLYEFEDCLSGGKPKALAAAERLQKIFPGVSSEGYNMSIPMPGHPVNFSEVTMAQAQRDVAQLEELIEGHDVVFLLMDTRESRWLPALIAASKRKLVINAALGFDTFVVMRHGLKKPKQQESGDSRFSNASASSDLLGSSLFSNIPGYKLGCYFCNDVVAPGDSTRDRTLDQQCTVSRPGLAMVAGALAVELMVSVLQHPEGGYAVASSSDDRMNEPPTSLGLVPHQIRGFLSRFDNVLPVSLAFDKCTACSAKVLEQYEREGFNFLAKVFNSSHSFLEDLTGLTLLHQETQAAEIWDMSDDETV from the exons ATGGCCGCTGCCCCGTGCCGTGCcgggccgtgccgtgccgggCCGGTGCCGCTGCAGTTCGCTCCGTTCAGCAGCGCGCTGGACGCGGGCTTCTGGCACGAGCTGACCCAGAGGAAACTCAACGAGTACCGGCTGGACGAGACCCCCAAGCTCATCAAGGGCTACTACTACAACG GTGATCCTTTGGGTTTGCCAGCTCGCTTGACACTGGAGTTTAGTGCCTTTGATAT GAATGCTTCAATACCAGCCCGTTGCTGTCCTGCCTTTGGAACCTTGTATAACACCAACACTTTTGAGACTTTCAAATCCTGTGATAAGAAGGCACTTCTGGACAAGGAAGCAAATGAG ATCTGGGAATCAATCAaatctggagctgctctggagaacCCAATGCTCCTGAACAGGTTCCTGCTGCTGACCTTTGCA gatTTAAAGAAGTATCATTTCTATTACTGGTTTTGCtaccctgctctgtgcttcccTGATGGAATTGAGATCACCCAGAAGCCTGTCTCCCTTGGGGACAGGTTCTCACCAAATCAG ATCCAAGCCCTGCAGAAAGCCTATGATGACCTCTGCCAGGAGGAGGGGGTGACAGCCCTGCCTTACTTTTTCATCAAGTATCACGATAATTCTGTCATGATATCCCCACTGAAAAAGTGGGATGGCTTCTTTCAAGACCAAGGAGAAAAG GTGACAGTTGGAGTTTATGATCCTTGTAATTTATCCCAGTATCCAGGATGGCCACTGAGAAACTTCCTGATCCTGGCAGCCCACAAATG gggcagggctctgcagaggcttGAAGTGCTCTGCTTCAGAGACAGGACCATGCAAGGGGTGAGGGACATCACCCACAGCATCATCTTTGAAATCAAACTGCCACAGGCACCCCTGGGCCCAG aTTGTCCAAAAGCTGTTGGATGGGAGAAGAACCAAAAGGGAAGCATGGGGCCAAGGATGGTGAATCTCAGTGAATGCATGGATCCAAAAAG GTTGGCAGAATCCTCCGTGGATCTGAATTTGAAGTTGATGTGCTGGAGGCTGGTGCCTACTCTGGATCTGGAGAAGATTGTGGCTGCCAAGtgtctgctgctgggagctggcaccctgggctgcagtgTTGCAAGGACCCTGATG GGCTGGGGGGTGAGGAAAATCACTTTTGTGGACAATGCAAAGATCTCCTACTCCAACCCTGTGCGGCAGCCGCTCTACGAGTTCGAGGATTGCCTGAGTGGGGGCAAGCCCaaggctctggcagcagcagaaaggctgCAGAAAATCTTCCCAGGAGTG AGCTCTGAGGGTTACAACATGAGCATCCCCATGCCAGGCCACCCCGTGAACTTCTCAGAGGTGACCATGGCCCAGGCTCAGAGGGacgtggcacagctggaggagctcaTCGAGGGCCACGACGTGGTGTTCCTGCTGATGGACACCAGGGAGAGCCGCTGGCTGCCCGCTCTCATCGCAGCCAGCAAGAGGAAG TTGGTCATCAATGCTGCCTTGGGATTTGACACTTTTGTTGTTATGAGGCATGGCCTAAAGAAACCAAAGCAGCAAGAATCTGGTGATTCACGTTTCAGCAACGCCTCTGCTTCCTCTGATCTGCTGGGATCCTCACTCTTCTCAAACATCCCTGGCTACAAACTGGGCTGCTACTTCTGCAATGACGTTGTGGCACCAGGGGAT tCCACCAGGGATCGGACTCTGGACCAGCAGTGCACGGTCAGCAGGCCTGGACTGGCCATGGtggctggagccctggcagtggaGCTCAtggtttctgtgctgcagcatccTGAAGG GGGTTAtgctgtggccagcagcagtGATGACAGAATGAATGAACCACCCACTTCTCTTGGGCTTGTTCCTCACCAG ATCCGAGGATTTTTATCCAGATTTGATAATGTTCTTCCAGTCAGCCTGGCATTTGATAAGTGCACAGCCTGTTCAGCCAAG
- the ATG7 gene encoding ubiquitin-like modifier-activating enzyme ATG7 isoform X2, whose product MAAAPCRAGPCRAGPVPLQFAPFSSALDAGFWHELTQRKLNEYRLDETPKLIKGYYYNGDPLGLPARLTLEFSAFDMNASIPARCCPAFGTLYNTNTFETFKSCDKKALLDKEANEIWESIKSGAALENPMLLNRFLLLTFADLKKYHFYYWFCYPALCFPDGIEITQKPVSLGDRFSPNQIQALQKAYDDLCQEEGVTALPYFFIKYHDNSVMISPLKKWDGFFQDQGEKVTVGVYDPCNLSQYPGWPLRNFLILAAHKWGRALQRLEVLCFRDRTMQGVRDITHSIIFEIKLPQAPLGPDCPKAVGWEKNQKGSMGPRMVNLSECMDPKRLAESSVDLNLKLMCWRLVPTLDLEKIVAAKCLLLGAGTLGCSVARTLMGWGVRKITFVDNAKISYSNPVRQPLYEFEDCLSGGKPKALAAAERLQKIFPGVSSEGYNMSIPMPGHPVNFSEVTMAQAQRDVAQLEELIEGHDVVFLLMDTRESRWLPALIAASKRKLVINAALGFDTFVVMRHGLKKPKQQESGDSRFSNASASSDLLGSSLFSNIPGYKLGCYFCNDVVAPGDSTRDRTLDQQCTVSRPGLAMVAGALAVELMVSVLQHPEGGYAVASSSDDRMNEPPTSLGLVPHQIRGFLSRFDNVLPVSLAFDKCTACSAKVLEQYEREGFNFLAKVFNSSHSFLEDLTGLTLLHQETQAAEIP is encoded by the exons ATGGCCGCTGCCCCGTGCCGTGCcgggccgtgccgtgccgggCCGGTGCCGCTGCAGTTCGCTCCGTTCAGCAGCGCGCTGGACGCGGGCTTCTGGCACGAGCTGACCCAGAGGAAACTCAACGAGTACCGGCTGGACGAGACCCCCAAGCTCATCAAGGGCTACTACTACAACG GTGATCCTTTGGGTTTGCCAGCTCGCTTGACACTGGAGTTTAGTGCCTTTGATAT GAATGCTTCAATACCAGCCCGTTGCTGTCCTGCCTTTGGAACCTTGTATAACACCAACACTTTTGAGACTTTCAAATCCTGTGATAAGAAGGCACTTCTGGACAAGGAAGCAAATGAG ATCTGGGAATCAATCAaatctggagctgctctggagaacCCAATGCTCCTGAACAGGTTCCTGCTGCTGACCTTTGCA gatTTAAAGAAGTATCATTTCTATTACTGGTTTTGCtaccctgctctgtgcttcccTGATGGAATTGAGATCACCCAGAAGCCTGTCTCCCTTGGGGACAGGTTCTCACCAAATCAG ATCCAAGCCCTGCAGAAAGCCTATGATGACCTCTGCCAGGAGGAGGGGGTGACAGCCCTGCCTTACTTTTTCATCAAGTATCACGATAATTCTGTCATGATATCCCCACTGAAAAAGTGGGATGGCTTCTTTCAAGACCAAGGAGAAAAG GTGACAGTTGGAGTTTATGATCCTTGTAATTTATCCCAGTATCCAGGATGGCCACTGAGAAACTTCCTGATCCTGGCAGCCCACAAATG gggcagggctctgcagaggcttGAAGTGCTCTGCTTCAGAGACAGGACCATGCAAGGGGTGAGGGACATCACCCACAGCATCATCTTTGAAATCAAACTGCCACAGGCACCCCTGGGCCCAG aTTGTCCAAAAGCTGTTGGATGGGAGAAGAACCAAAAGGGAAGCATGGGGCCAAGGATGGTGAATCTCAGTGAATGCATGGATCCAAAAAG GTTGGCAGAATCCTCCGTGGATCTGAATTTGAAGTTGATGTGCTGGAGGCTGGTGCCTACTCTGGATCTGGAGAAGATTGTGGCTGCCAAGtgtctgctgctgggagctggcaccctgggctgcagtgTTGCAAGGACCCTGATG GGCTGGGGGGTGAGGAAAATCACTTTTGTGGACAATGCAAAGATCTCCTACTCCAACCCTGTGCGGCAGCCGCTCTACGAGTTCGAGGATTGCCTGAGTGGGGGCAAGCCCaaggctctggcagcagcagaaaggctgCAGAAAATCTTCCCAGGAGTG AGCTCTGAGGGTTACAACATGAGCATCCCCATGCCAGGCCACCCCGTGAACTTCTCAGAGGTGACCATGGCCCAGGCTCAGAGGGacgtggcacagctggaggagctcaTCGAGGGCCACGACGTGGTGTTCCTGCTGATGGACACCAGGGAGAGCCGCTGGCTGCCCGCTCTCATCGCAGCCAGCAAGAGGAAG TTGGTCATCAATGCTGCCTTGGGATTTGACACTTTTGTTGTTATGAGGCATGGCCTAAAGAAACCAAAGCAGCAAGAATCTGGTGATTCACGTTTCAGCAACGCCTCTGCTTCCTCTGATCTGCTGGGATCCTCACTCTTCTCAAACATCCCTGGCTACAAACTGGGCTGCTACTTCTGCAATGACGTTGTGGCACCAGGGGAT tCCACCAGGGATCGGACTCTGGACCAGCAGTGCACGGTCAGCAGGCCTGGACTGGCCATGGtggctggagccctggcagtggaGCTCAtggtttctgtgctgcagcatccTGAAGG GGGTTAtgctgtggccagcagcagtGATGACAGAATGAATGAACCACCCACTTCTCTTGGGCTTGTTCCTCACCAG ATCCGAGGATTTTTATCCAGATTTGATAATGTTCTTCCAGTCAGCCTGGCATTTGATAAGTGCACAGCCTGTTCAGCCAAG
- the ATG7 gene encoding ubiquitin-like modifier-activating enzyme ATG7 isoform X3 — translation MAAAPCRAGPCRAGPVPLQFAPFSSALDAGFWHELTQRKLNEYRLDETPKLIKGYYYNGDPLGLPARLTLEFSAFDMNASIPARCCPAFGTLYNTNTFETFKSCDKKALLDKEANEIWESIKSGAALENPMLLNRFLLLTFADLKKYHFYYWFCYPALCFPDGIEITQKPVSLGDRFSPNQIQALQKAYDDLCQEEGVTALPYFFIKYHDNSVMISPLKKWDGFFQDQGEKVTVGVYDPCNLSQYPGWPLRNFLILAAHKWGRALQRLEVLCFRDRTMQGVRDITHSIIFEIKLPQAPLGPDCPKAVGWEKNQKGSMGPRMVNLSECMDPKRLAESSVDLNLKLMCWRLVPTLDLEKIVAAKCLLLGAGTLGCSVARTLMGWGVRKITFVDNAKISYSNPVRQPLYEFEDCLSGGKPKALAAAERLQKIFPGVSSEGYNMSIPMPGHPVNFSEVTMAQAQRDVAQLEELIEGHDVVFLLMDTRESRWLPALIAASKRKLVINAALGFDTFVVMRHGLKKPKQQESGDSRFSNASASSDLLGSSLFSNIPGYKLGCYFCNDVVAPGDSTRDRTLDQQCTVSRPGLAMVAGALAVELMVSVLQHPEGGYAVASSSDDRMNEPPTSLGLVPHQIRGFLSRFDNVLPVSLAFDKCTACSAKVLEQYEREGFNFLAKVFNSSHSFLEDLTGLTLLHQETQAAEE, via the exons ATGGCCGCTGCCCCGTGCCGTGCcgggccgtgccgtgccgggCCGGTGCCGCTGCAGTTCGCTCCGTTCAGCAGCGCGCTGGACGCGGGCTTCTGGCACGAGCTGACCCAGAGGAAACTCAACGAGTACCGGCTGGACGAGACCCCCAAGCTCATCAAGGGCTACTACTACAACG GTGATCCTTTGGGTTTGCCAGCTCGCTTGACACTGGAGTTTAGTGCCTTTGATAT GAATGCTTCAATACCAGCCCGTTGCTGTCCTGCCTTTGGAACCTTGTATAACACCAACACTTTTGAGACTTTCAAATCCTGTGATAAGAAGGCACTTCTGGACAAGGAAGCAAATGAG ATCTGGGAATCAATCAaatctggagctgctctggagaacCCAATGCTCCTGAACAGGTTCCTGCTGCTGACCTTTGCA gatTTAAAGAAGTATCATTTCTATTACTGGTTTTGCtaccctgctctgtgcttcccTGATGGAATTGAGATCACCCAGAAGCCTGTCTCCCTTGGGGACAGGTTCTCACCAAATCAG ATCCAAGCCCTGCAGAAAGCCTATGATGACCTCTGCCAGGAGGAGGGGGTGACAGCCCTGCCTTACTTTTTCATCAAGTATCACGATAATTCTGTCATGATATCCCCACTGAAAAAGTGGGATGGCTTCTTTCAAGACCAAGGAGAAAAG GTGACAGTTGGAGTTTATGATCCTTGTAATTTATCCCAGTATCCAGGATGGCCACTGAGAAACTTCCTGATCCTGGCAGCCCACAAATG gggcagggctctgcagaggcttGAAGTGCTCTGCTTCAGAGACAGGACCATGCAAGGGGTGAGGGACATCACCCACAGCATCATCTTTGAAATCAAACTGCCACAGGCACCCCTGGGCCCAG aTTGTCCAAAAGCTGTTGGATGGGAGAAGAACCAAAAGGGAAGCATGGGGCCAAGGATGGTGAATCTCAGTGAATGCATGGATCCAAAAAG GTTGGCAGAATCCTCCGTGGATCTGAATTTGAAGTTGATGTGCTGGAGGCTGGTGCCTACTCTGGATCTGGAGAAGATTGTGGCTGCCAAGtgtctgctgctgggagctggcaccctgggctgcagtgTTGCAAGGACCCTGATG GGCTGGGGGGTGAGGAAAATCACTTTTGTGGACAATGCAAAGATCTCCTACTCCAACCCTGTGCGGCAGCCGCTCTACGAGTTCGAGGATTGCCTGAGTGGGGGCAAGCCCaaggctctggcagcagcagaaaggctgCAGAAAATCTTCCCAGGAGTG AGCTCTGAGGGTTACAACATGAGCATCCCCATGCCAGGCCACCCCGTGAACTTCTCAGAGGTGACCATGGCCCAGGCTCAGAGGGacgtggcacagctggaggagctcaTCGAGGGCCACGACGTGGTGTTCCTGCTGATGGACACCAGGGAGAGCCGCTGGCTGCCCGCTCTCATCGCAGCCAGCAAGAGGAAG TTGGTCATCAATGCTGCCTTGGGATTTGACACTTTTGTTGTTATGAGGCATGGCCTAAAGAAACCAAAGCAGCAAGAATCTGGTGATTCACGTTTCAGCAACGCCTCTGCTTCCTCTGATCTGCTGGGATCCTCACTCTTCTCAAACATCCCTGGCTACAAACTGGGCTGCTACTTCTGCAATGACGTTGTGGCACCAGGGGAT tCCACCAGGGATCGGACTCTGGACCAGCAGTGCACGGTCAGCAGGCCTGGACTGGCCATGGtggctggagccctggcagtggaGCTCAtggtttctgtgctgcagcatccTGAAGG GGGTTAtgctgtggccagcagcagtGATGACAGAATGAATGAACCACCCACTTCTCTTGGGCTTGTTCCTCACCAG ATCCGAGGATTTTTATCCAGATTTGATAATGTTCTTCCAGTCAGCCTGGCATTTGATAAGTGCACAGCCTGTTCAGCCAAG
- the LOC132332152 gene encoding putative uncharacterized protein DDB_G0290521 — protein MACEARRAGRSRSPSPSLFPSPSRSQFRSPSRSPSSSPSPSPSRSPSRFPSSSPSPSPSRSPSRSQFRSPSRFPSPSPSPSRSPSRSRSPSPSLFRSPSRSQSRSPSRFSSPSRSPSRSRSPSRSPSPSPSRSRSRSSSRSRWAAAVPALPL, from the coding sequence ATGGCGTGCGAGGCACGGCGGGCGGGCCGGTCCCGATCCCCATCCCCGtccctgttcccatccccatcccggtCCCAGTTCCGGTCCCCATCCCgatccccatcctcatccccgtccccatccccatcccgatCCCCATCCCGATTCCCATCCTCATccccgtccccatccccatcccgatCCCCATCCCGGTCCCAGTTCCGGTCCCCATCCCGATTCCCATccccgtccccatccccatcccgatCCCCATCCCGGTCCCGATCCCCATCCCCGTCCCTGTTCCGATCCCCATCCCGGTCCCAGTCCCGGTCCCCATCCCGATTCTCATCCCCATCCCGATCCCCATCCCGGTCCCGATCCCCATCTCgatccccatctccatccccgTCCCGGTCCCGATCCCGGTCCTCATCCCGGTCCCGGTGGGCTGCGGCGGTGCCCGCCCTCCCTCTGTAG
- the HRH1 gene encoding histamine H1 receptor, with the protein MSNNTTEASSSARPALLGLFLGSISLITVVMNILVLCAVRTEKKLQSVGNLYIVSLSVADLIVGVAVMPLNIVDLLSPRWPLGLAACLFWLSMDYVASTASIFNLFILCVDRYRSVQQPLRYLRYRTKMRASLLILGAWLLSFTWLIPILGWHVFANNGHRTVEESECETEFFQVTWFKVPAAVLNFYLPSLLMLWFYCRIFRAVREHCQHRELSNGSYSSSMEKNTTHQTKTKDEKNICLQEQGLGGNPPGADKKSSPEPQKVEAELHCSHPDRASKALSNGKVLKWSRLSLTTAKAEPGLDKAGNRETCAREKPGAKEQPGCQDSDSSGASDNHTFTEVAPSPRGACCPQRRTEHRDSRGMTFLRKTWHTLHRHSKSIHWQGSRERKAARQLGVIMAAFMVCWIPYFVLFMVITLHNQKQLSELRRFTIWLGYINSTLNPFLYPLCNQDFKKTFKKILHIH; encoded by the coding sequence ATGTCCAACAACACAACAGAGGCCTCCAGCAGCGCTCGCCCGGCCCTCCTAGGCCTGTTCCTGGGAAGCATCTCCCTGATCACCGTTGTCATGAACATCCTGGTGCTGTGTGCCGTGAGGACGGAGAAGAAGCTGCAGTCCGTGGGTAATTTATACATCGTGAGCCTCTCCGTCGCCGACCTGATCGTGGGGGTGGCCGTGATGCCCCTCAACATCGTGGACCTGCTGAGCCCCCGCTggcccctggggctggcagcctgCTTGTTCTGGCTCTCCATGGATTACGTGGCCAGCACGGCCTCCATCTTCAACCTCTTCATCCTGTGCGTGGACCGGTACCGCTCGGTGCAGCAGCCGCTCAGGTACCTCAGGTACCGCACCAAGATGAGAGCCTCGCTGCTCATCCTGGgggcctggctgctctccttCACCTGGCTCATCCCCATCCTGGGCTGGCACGTGTTTGCCAACAACGGGCACAGGACGGTGGAGGAAAGCGAGTGTGAGACGGAGTTCTTCCAAGTCACCTGGTTCAAAGTGCCGGCGGCCGTTCTCAACTTCTACCTGCCCTCGCTGCTGATGTTGTGGTTCTACTGCAGGATCTTCAGGGCTGTTcgagagcactgccagcaccgAGAGCTCAGCAATGGGTCTTACTCGTCCTCCATGGAAAAAAACACCACTCATCAGACCAAGACGAAggatgagaaaaatatttgcctCCAGGAGCAAGGCTTGGGTGGGAACCCCCCCGGTGCAGACAAGAAAAgctccccagagccccaaaAAGTGGAGGCAGAGCTTCATTGCAGCCATCCTGACAGGGCTTCAAAAGCCCTGAGTAATGGGAAGGTCCTGAAGTGGAGCCGTTTGTCTCTCACCACAGCCAAGGCTGAGCCTGGCTTGGATAAAGCAGGGAACAGGGAGACGTGTGCCAGGGAAAAACCTGGGGCtaaggagcagcctggctgccaggacaGTGACTCCAGCGGGGCTTCAGACAACCACACCTTCACTGAGgtggcccccagccccagaggagcCTGCTGCCCTCAGAGAAGGACTGAGCACAGGGACTCCAGGGGAATGACATTCCTGAGGAAAACCTGGCACACCCTGCACAGGCATTCCAAGAGCATCCActggcaggggagcagggagaggaaggcAGCCAGGCAGCTGGGGGTGATCATGGCAGCCTTCATGGTCTGCTGGATCCCCTACTTCGTGCTGTTCATGGTGATAACCTTACACAACCAGAAACAGCTCTCAGAACTGCGCAGGTTCACCATATGGCTGGGCTACATCAACTCCACCCTAAACCCATTCCTCTATCCTCTCTGCAACCAGGATTTCAAGAAGACTTTTAAGAAGATCCTTCACATTCATTGA